A genomic segment from Streptomyces antibioticus encodes:
- a CDS encoding NTP pyrophosphohydrolase has protein sequence MDDDGTPLLVIVDGANVVGSVPDGWWRDRPAAARRLRDHLATNGLPGHPGPVEIILVVEGASRDVEPVPGVHVDPAPADGDDHIVTLVATAPTRPRLVITADRELRRRVTELGAKVAGPRAVRG, from the coding sequence ATGGACGACGACGGCACTCCCCTGCTGGTGATCGTGGACGGCGCGAACGTCGTCGGCTCGGTGCCCGACGGCTGGTGGCGCGACCGCCCGGCCGCCGCCCGCCGCCTCCGCGACCACCTGGCGACGAACGGCCTGCCGGGCCACCCCGGCCCGGTGGAAATCATCCTGGTCGTCGAAGGCGCGTCCCGCGACGTCGAACCGGTCCCCGGCGTCCACGTCGACCCGGCCCCCGCCGACGGCGACGACCACATCGTCACCCTGGTGGCCACCGCCCCCACCCGCCCCCGCCTGGTCATCACAGCCGACCGCGAACTGCGCCGCAGGGTGACGGAACTGGGCGCGAAGGTCGCGGGGCCGCGAGCGGTACGAGGCTGA